One Lepidochelys kempii isolate rLepKem1 chromosome 12, rLepKem1.hap2, whole genome shotgun sequence genomic region harbors:
- the LOC140896341 gene encoding uncharacterized protein isoform X2 produces the protein MEEAGGRLDAQYERLALDTALSTLLAVLLYVAVKVSVDRLRHWRARVSVLIVGAGPAGLTAALVAVRSGKVLKLTLLDERCRAALLCRPQQIALQPRSVRFLLALGVDFDNMEGCWDNEHFFTRIGVFQEHLLSILEQQKYRQEIRILLGTKFSDDFIRKSLASEWPKIIVIADGSCGESSSVLGISPDYIVESCNAYGANAAIERPDQRQVPTPEIRAHSLYFDLSAYGMDISSTGKESLKPGFHLKIYGTFRNRYMALACPASDSKVVRFLRHTLNSSDPALLVAALLVSAVPAYVTGERKDITGCGVNLGLRGLESLEELIYRVATAVDQNDIFEALSAKIQHSKQVSEDFKQNGLFTTVFE, from the exons ATGGAGGAGGCAGGCGGCCGCCTGGACGCGCAGTACGAGCGCCTGGCGCTGGACACGGCGCTGAGCACCCTGCTGGCCGTGCTGCTGTACGTGGCGGTGAAGGTGAGCGTGGACAGGCTCCGCCACTGGAGGGCGAGGGTCTCGGTGCTGATCGTGGGGGCTGGCCCCGCGGGGCTGACGGCCGCGCTGGTCGCTGTCCGCTCGGGCAAGGTGCTGAAGCTGACGCTGCTGGACGAGCGCTGCCGGGCAGCCCTGCTCTGCAGACCCCAGCAGATCGCCCTGCAGCCGCGCAGCGTCCGGTTCCTGCTGGCCCTGGGGGTGGATTTCGATAACATGGAGGGCTGCTGGGACAACGAGCACTTCTTCACCCGCATCGGCGTCTTCCAGGAGCACCTGCTGAGCATCCTGGAGCAGCAGAAGTACAGGCAGGAGATCCGGATCCTGCTGGGCACCAAG ttctcAGATGACTTTATAAGGAAGAGTTTAGCCTCTGAGTGGCCAAAAATAATTGTGATAGCAGATGGATCCTGTGGAGAATCAAGCTCAGTTCTCGGAATCAGTCCAGATTATATTGTGGAATCCTGTAATGCTTATGGAGCAAATGCAGCTATTGAGAGGCCTGATCAGAGGCAG GTGCCAACTCCAGAGATCCGTGCTCACAGTCTATATTTTGATCTTTCTGCTTATGGAATGGATATATCTTCCACGGGTAAGGAATCtctgaagccaggatttcatctgaaAATCTATGGGACATTCCGTAATCGATACATGGCTTTGGCATGTCCAGCTTCTGATTCCAAAGTTGTTAGATTCCTACGGCATACTCTCAATTCCTCA GATCCTGCTTTACTGGTAGCAGCATTACTAGTTTCTGCAGTTCCAGCATATGTTACTGGAGAAAGGAAAGATATAACAG GCTGTGGAGTTAATCTTGGACTGAGAGGCTTGGAATCCTTGGAAGAATTAATTTACAGGGTTGCTACAGCAGTGGATCAGAATGATATCTTTGAAGCACTGTCTGCCAAAATACAACACTCCAAGCAAGTGTCGGAGGATTTTAAGCAGAACGGATTATTTACCACAGTTTTTGAATAA
- the LOC140896341 gene encoding uncharacterized protein isoform X1: MEEAGGRLDAQYERLALDTALSTLLAVLLYVAVKVSVDRLRHWRARVSVLIVGAGPAGLTAALVAVRSGKVLKLTLLDERCRAALLCRPQQIALQPRSVRFLLALGVDFDNMEGCWDNEHFFTRIGVFQEHLLSILEQQKYRQEIRILLGTKFSDDFIRKSLASEWPKIIVIADGSCGESSSVLGISPDYIVESCNAYGANAAIERPDQRQVPTPEIRAHSLYFDLSAYGMDISSTGKESLKPGFHLKIYGTFRNRYMALACPASDSKVVRFLRHTLNSSIMKNIFHQSFNAYKMDIEPRVNELTLHHVQCSRRLFEIMLSHRRVTAAFIEGDNVVVTVEGEASRVLNFDTGCGVNLGLRGLESLEELIYRVATAVDQNDIFEALSAKIQHSKQVSEDFKQNGLFTTVFE, from the exons ATGGAGGAGGCAGGCGGCCGCCTGGACGCGCAGTACGAGCGCCTGGCGCTGGACACGGCGCTGAGCACCCTGCTGGCCGTGCTGCTGTACGTGGCGGTGAAGGTGAGCGTGGACAGGCTCCGCCACTGGAGGGCGAGGGTCTCGGTGCTGATCGTGGGGGCTGGCCCCGCGGGGCTGACGGCCGCGCTGGTCGCTGTCCGCTCGGGCAAGGTGCTGAAGCTGACGCTGCTGGACGAGCGCTGCCGGGCAGCCCTGCTCTGCAGACCCCAGCAGATCGCCCTGCAGCCGCGCAGCGTCCGGTTCCTGCTGGCCCTGGGGGTGGATTTCGATAACATGGAGGGCTGCTGGGACAACGAGCACTTCTTCACCCGCATCGGCGTCTTCCAGGAGCACCTGCTGAGCATCCTGGAGCAGCAGAAGTACAGGCAGGAGATCCGGATCCTGCTGGGCACCAAG ttctcAGATGACTTTATAAGGAAGAGTTTAGCCTCTGAGTGGCCAAAAATAATTGTGATAGCAGATGGATCCTGTGGAGAATCAAGCTCAGTTCTCGGAATCAGTCCAGATTATATTGTGGAATCCTGTAATGCTTATGGAGCAAATGCAGCTATTGAGAGGCCTGATCAGAGGCAG GTGCCAACTCCAGAGATCCGTGCTCACAGTCTATATTTTGATCTTTCTGCTTATGGAATGGATATATCTTCCACGGGTAAGGAATCtctgaagccaggatttcatctgaaAATCTATGGGACATTCCGTAATCGATACATGGCTTTGGCATGTCCAGCTTCTGATTCCAAAGTTGTTAGATTCCTACGGCATACTCTCAATTCCTCA ATAATGAAGAACATATTCCACCAATCTTTCAATGCCTACAAGATGGATATTGAACCCAGGGTGAATGAATTGACTCTACATCATGTCCAGTGTAGTAGAAGACTCTTTGAGATCATGCTTTCTCATAGGAGAGTTACAGCAGCCTTCATTGAGGGGGACAATGTAGTGGTCACTGTGGAAGGAGAAGCCTCCAGAGTGCTGAATTTTGACACTG GCTGTGGAGTTAATCTTGGACTGAGAGGCTTGGAATCCTTGGAAGAATTAATTTACAGGGTTGCTACAGCAGTGGATCAGAATGATATCTTTGAAGCACTGTCTGCCAAAATACAACACTCCAAGCAAGTGTCGGAGGATTTTAAGCAGAACGGATTATTTACCACAGTTTTTGAATAA